In Molothrus aeneus isolate 106 chromosome 11, BPBGC_Maene_1.0, whole genome shotgun sequence, a genomic segment contains:
- the NUTF2 gene encoding nuclear transport factor 2, translated as MGDKPIWEQIGSSFVQHYYQLFDADRTQLGAIYIDASCLTWEGQQFQGKAAIVEKLTSLPFQKIQHSITAQDHQPTPDSCILSMVVGQLKADEDPIMGFHQIFLLKNINDAWVCTNDMFRLALHNFG; from the exons ATGGGAGACAAGCCTATCTGGGAGCAGATTGGATCCAGCTTTGTACAACATTACTACCAGCTTTTTGATGCAGACAGGACTCAGTTAGGAGCAATATAT attGATGCATCATGCCTTACGTGGGAAGGACAGCAGTTCCAGGGCAAAGCAGCCATTGTTGAAAAACTCACT AGCCTCCCTTTCCAAAAAATACAACACAGCATCACAGCACAAGACCACCAACCTACACCTGATAGCTGTATACTCAGTATGGTAGTGGGACAGCTTAAG GCTGATGAAGATCCTATCATGGGATTCCACCAGATATTTCTATTAAAGAACATCAACGATGCCTGGGTTTGCACCAATGACATGTTCAGGCTAGCACTGCACAACTTTGGCTGA